The genomic region CACCAATCGTTCACAAGCGCAGGGCAATATCTCTCGGTGCCGTAGTCCTCGGTCTCGTGATCGTGGTCGCCGCGGTAGCCGTGATCTTCATTGAACTGCCTCCACCCAAGCAGGTAACAATCAATCTCCCCGGAGGATCTACTACGTCGAGCACGACCGGAGTCGCCGCAGCTTGCACAGGTCTATCCGCCTCAGTCATAACCCTCAACTTCGCAGATGGCCTCGCAGGAGGTTCCTCAACTCCAACCACAGTCAAGATCGTCCCTGACGCCGGGGTCGTAGTCGGAGGTCAACCTGCTTCGGGGAAGACAGCTCTTGAAACTGTAACAATCTCCTCAGGAACCGGAAACACAGCCAACCAATATCCGTGCGGAGCAGGACTCAGCGTCTACGAAGTTCTCTCCGGATCGGAGACGATGTATTGGCACACAATCGCGCCGGGTGCGACTCCGTCACAAATCCAAGGCAAAAACTTCCCTGCACTCAACCTGCTCACCTTCGCAGCCCCGACTTTGAAATTCCTCGTCCTTGACGACGCAGGCAACTCCTACACGTCAGGAACTTCGATTGCCAATTTCAGCGCGAAGACAGGCAACACAGCTAACAACTTTTGGCTCAACGAAGCAACAATCACATTCACGGTCACAATCACCAACACAGTCGCCAACTCAGGATTCGCCTCGAGCTACGATCCGATCAACCTTCAGAATTGGTGCTCGGGCCTTCTAATGAAGGAGAACGGAACCACAACCAATACTGTCGGAGTTACAGGCTTCCCAACCTCGGGAGGAGCACTCACAGTAGGGTCGACGCGCTATTGGCAGGCAACGATCCCTGATGGATTCTCCTCAGGCGTCGCGAACCCAATCCTTTCCGGATCCTTCGCCAACACAGGCTTCACGACTAACTGCGCTTCATACAGCGCAGGGAGCGGAGGACTGTCAAGTCAGAAGCAGGCAGGATCCAACACGGGAGGTGTCTGGACATTCAAGTTCAGCGTGTCCAAGGGCTCAATGGCCCACGGCAACACGCTTGTCCTGACTCCTTCAGCCTTCGAATACTACGACCCGGCTTACGCACTCTCCAACTCTGCGAGCGGTGGAACTACTGCCGCTCAATACGCATCGGCCTTCTTCCACCTGAAGATCGGCGCATAGTCACACATGAAGCCCCGGGTCGTCGCTCGGACTCGGAACCCGGGCCCCCTCCATTTTGAGAGAGCTCGCGAAGTGCGTTAGGAAATTCCCAAATTGCCAAGTAGCAGAGGGCCGAGTCAGGTTCTCGTTATTATCGGTGCGCTCATGCTTGTTGTCGGAGGAGTCGGTGCGATCTTCGCTCAATCGACGATCCCCGTTGCTTCGAATCCGTTGACCGTGGACTGCTCCTCGGGATCATATTGCCTTGTCCAATATCTTGTGACCAACGTCGCGGCCACGAGCAACAATCAACCGACTTCCTACCAAGTCGACTTCTGCACTTACGCGAACGCTGCCAACGGGCGCGTGACAGCTCCGAGCTTTTCTAACTGCTACCAACAGTTCAACGGCAACCCTGTCTACTATGACGAAACCCTCTACACCGGAACTCTCGCAGTCGGTCAGCAGCAGGTTCTCTCTTTCCAGATCCCACTTCGAGACAACCTTGGCAACGTCCTTCTTCCAATGGGGAACTACTTTGAGACCGCATGTCTACAAGACTCATACACGTCGACAGGAAATAACTGCGGGGTCACAGGCAACGTCATAACATTCAACCAAGGGACGGCAATCACTTCTACGACCATTGCCACGACCGGGCCTCAGCCTTTCCTGATCTACTACGGGCCACAATTCTCCAATCTGCAGGTGGGTCCCTCGGGATCGAACGTCCAAGCATGCACCAACGGAGGGAGCTGCCCGCAGGGAGCCAACACATACCAAGCGAGTTGGAACGTGGGGACTCAGCTCTCAATCACAGTCAGCTTCTCTTCGGCCTTCTACAACGCAAACGCCTGCATTGTGGGGACAAGCTCCTGTCAGACGATCACTTCCGGTCAGGCATTCACGATCACGACCACGGCTCCGGGCAGCAATGGAGTCCCCGGAACCTTGATCCTTCAAGCACAGGCGAGTCAGACTCCTCCGATCACGATCGTCCCGCAAAGCGCAGGAGTCGTAGGTTCTTGGAGCCCCTCCTCAGCGCAGACGATCAATCCGTCGCCGACCTCTCCGACGTCCGTGACTTTCAAGTTCACGAGCAACCAAGGCTATTCTTGCTCGGGATCTTGGATCCTTTATTCTCCCGGGAGCAACCAATATTTCACTTCAGGATTGGGATCTGTCCAAGGAGTGACCTTCCAATACTCACAGCTTCAGCAGTATATCGCGAACAACGGCTACACGTTCTACCTCTACTCGGGAAGCCAATCTGACACAGGCTGCCACGTCCCTCTTCATTTGCTGAAGCTGACAGGAATCGGACAGGGAGGACTCGCGAGCTACACATGCACGTCCTTCGATCCTACAATAAATTCGCAGAACACCTACGTCTGTCCTGCGAGCTCGACCTTCGCGAGTGGATCGGTCACAGTCACAGCCAATCCCTCAGCAGGCTACGGCTATCCTGTCACTTACACGACCAATGGGATCGTAGGATCTCCGATCGGAGGAGCGACTTCGACCACTCCTGCAGGAGTCAACGCAGGGCTGACCCTCAACATGAATCAGAACTACACGATCAGCGCGTCCTTCACTTTGGGAGGACAGTCGATCGGAGGATCTCTGAGCGGCTCGTGCACTCTGAGTCCCTCGACTAACGGGGGCATGGCAGTCACGGTCTTCGATCTCAAGACGGGGAAACCGATCTCCGGAGCGACCGTCGTCCTTGATCCGGGGAACGGTGCGAGCCAACTGACAGGGACGACGAACGGGGCAGGTCAAGTCATTCTGTGCAACTTCCCCGTCCCCACGGGAATCTTGGGGTATCTCGGGGCGAGCAATTCGGGAGCTGTGAAAATCACAGTCTCTCAGTCGGGCTACAGCACGTCGACCACCTCACCGATCGCTTACCAAGGAGTCACGACCTCCTACACCGTGACCCTGAATCCCTCGATCTTCGGAGGAGGACTTGCTCAGGCGATCCTCTTCGGAGTCGCAGCCGGGGGAGTAGTGGTTCTTGGACTCGCGTTTGTCCCCGGGATTGGAAGGCGAGCTTCGCATTGAAGCCGCATCATGTTTTCGGGACTCTGCTATGGATAGTCGCGATTGTGATCTTCATCTTTGGGAACGCAGCAGCTCTCGGTCTCCAATCGACTGTCCCATTGGGACAGCCCTTCTACTACACATGCACGGTGAGCTCGGCGACCAACATCGGAGTCTCGAACTGCTACATGTTTCTGATCGGGCCCGAGCCTGACGGCAGCTTCTATTCCGGAGCAGGGTTGTCATTCTATTCGACGATCTGCGTGACTCAGGCTTCACAATGGAATCCTTCGATAACTTGGGCTTACAGCCCCGGGAATACGACCGTAGGGATTGCACCCGCAGCACAGCATTACAAGACTCTGCCCTCACAGATCACCGTGCAATGGTCGATCTCAGTCACAGGGATCGCAGGATCGGGATCGGGTAGCGTGATCTTGAAGCCGACGCAAGGAACTAACAGCTTCAATCCGGGGAACTTCAACCCGGGCTTTCCAAACTGCGTGACCACGACAACGACAAGCAGCTCCAATGTAGTTGGAGGTAGCAGCACTTCGACGACGTCGACTTCATCGTCTTCAACGACTTTGACCTCGACTTCAGGAACTATCACAACGCAGAACGGAGGTGGAGTTGCGAGCTCCCCTCCTCCCCCAAGGGCCCCTTCGCTTGATCCGATTTCCACAGGGATCGCCGGGGCACTTGGAATCGCCGGGGTCGTCTTCTTCGTTCCGAGGAGAGTCCATTGATTGAAGGACATAAGTCCGATCACAACGGGAGGATTATTCCTGAGCGTAGTCAGTCTCACACTTCTTCTCCTCGGGTTTCAATTCTCTGCCCTGTCATTCTGCGCGGGATACATGCTGTTGGGCTTCTGCGTCGGACTGACTGTCAACTACACTTGGGTCGTTTGGACAGTCCTGTTGATCGTGGGAGCTTTCATAGTCGTCTTCTCGAGGCGACGGAGATAGTTGAGGGCTTGACATGAGGACAGATTCCATCCTGACCCGGTCTGTCTCTGCCAAAATTGCAGTTGTAACAAAGAAGTCTCAGCTCTTTCGGAAAACCATGCGATATCGCATACTGCCAAAGATCACTTCCGTGGTGTTGGATTCTCTTATTGGCTGGATCAGAATGGTCGAGCGTCAGGAAAGCGAGTTCATTCACTCCACAGCACGAACATCTCCCTGCATAAGCGAGGAGGATTTCGCGCCTCAATTTAGCCCGGTGTTTCGCTTCGTGGTTTTTGAAATAGTAAGGATGATTTCTACGATATTCTGCAACACGGGTTCTTGCTTTTTGTCTGCGTTGCTCATCAGCAATTACCACAGAGAAAATACAATTCCACGGTTATTTAGGTTTAACCTCATGGGGTTAAAAGGTAGGTGAAATGAGATCGTGCATAAGACAATAGCAGCCTATTCAGCGATTGGAGCTCTGCTAATCTCGGTCTTGACCTTGATCTTCCCGGCTGCTCTGTTGATCTTGCTCACGGGCCCTATCGGACTCGCTCTAACAGTCTTACTCTTCCTCGTCTCTTTCGTCGTCAATTTCGCCATTCTCTTCGCAATCGGTTGGATCGTAATCAAGATCCCGAAGAATGTCGCGATCGCTCTCGGAATCGTGCTGTTGGTAGTCGGCATAGTCCTGCTGCAACCTGAAGTCGACGTAATCGCTCTCTTCGAACTCTTCTTCATCTTCGCTCTACCGAAGAAAGCAACGGCTGGACTTCCGAAATTGAGGTAGGAGAATCTGAATTCTCCTCCCTTCCTTTTATTTAATCCAGAGACAGAGGACATTCTGCTCGAGCCTTTCGTCCTCCTGTGGAGACTTTCGCTCAGGGCAGCGTTATTCATTCTGAATGACATACCTGAGCAGCTCCTCTTTGACATTGGGGTAATCGGCTACAGGATCTTCGGGATCCGGGGACGGAGAACCTATGGAGCCATAATCAGGGCCGACCCCGTCTCCGATTGGATCTCTGTCTTCGGGATCGTCTTCTTCGTTATGACCCTGATCTTCGCAATCAACTTCGGCAACGTGATCCTCTCTGCAGCAGCAGGGGGAGTCGCGATCATGCAACTCGCAGGGGAGGCGATCAACAGAAAGGCAGGGCCCCCGATCAGGACAATAGCGAAGCCGAAGCTCGGGAGCATTGTCACCTACATTGTCCTCGACCTTGGTCTCTTCGCGGCTCTCGACATTGTAGGAGCCAACGCGCACTCTCTCCCCGGGCTCCCTCTCTCAGTCCTGACGAGTGGCAACCTGAATCAGATCTTGACCGTAGGAGCCCTGTTCACCGTTCAAATCGGGATCGCAGAGGAAGTCTTCTTCAGACTCGGACTCGCAAACTACGGGGCAAAATTTGGAGGGCCTCCTCTCGGGATCTTCACTTCCTTCGCAGCCTTCTCTCTCTTTCATGTCCCGGCTGACTACGCCAATCCTCTCCAAGTCCTGATAATCGGAACTGACGGTGCGGTCATGGCTTGGAGCGACTTCGACACAGCGTCAGTTCTCCCCTCACTCTTCGCGCACATAACTAACAATCTGATCTTCCTGCTCGTTGCTGCCGTGATCGGAGTGAAGGTGCTCGGACTCTGAGCACGAGACGAAAAAGTGGTCAGGCCCTTCTACTCGGCTTGTCCCTTGTTGTCGCAGGTGGAATATTCGCCTACAACGGTTCACTCCTCCAAGTCCTCGCAGGGACGGTGACTGCCATGTTGGGACTCTTCGTGGTGATCTTCTCCTTCGGCCCTCCGGGGCAGCACCTAATTCAGACGATTATTCGAGATCGTTGGCTAATATTTTTCCTGACTCTGATCCCTCTGATCGTGATCTTCATAGAATACGATCTGAGACAAGGAGGTTCCTTCGGGACTTTCAAGTTCGGAGGGATCGTCCTCGAGCATGAAGGCTTCGCAGTCGGCATGATCGGGGCAGCCACTTTCTTCAAGACGAGCCTCCTGAAGCACATTGTCATAGGAGTCGGATTTGCCTTCATCGTCAGCGAAGCCTACATCAATTTCCTCGTGGATTTCATCAATAATTCATTCGGAATAACGATCTCAGGGTTGCTCGGATTCCTTGTAACCTACACCTTCTTCCGGGCTGCCGGACTATTAGAGCGAAAGGAAAAAGGAGGAGTCCGAGACTATGTCGCGTCGGTGATCGAATGAGAATAAGCTCTCGCAGGGGATTCGCAGGAGGTTTGGGCGTGATCCTGATCGTCTTCGTGATCCTCTTCGTCGTGATTGTAGGCTTCTACCTCAACACCCCCAAGGCTCCAAGCGGATCGTCTTCTCCCATAGGCCCCAATTCTGCAAACGTCCAAATCACTTTCTATGGAATCTCGGCAAACAGCTACGGCTTCTCAGCGACGATCAGCCCGATTCTTGGGAACCTTCCTTCCCCAATAGTCTATGCGACCATAAAGGGAGTGGCAGGATCAATCGTGGCACAGGGGATATACAACTTCGGGTCAACAGTCGTTGCACAAGACACTCCAATTTCGGCGAATTGGAATACGGGAACTGTGGGAAGGGGAACCTACACTCTCGTCCTCTATGCTACAGATCAATCGGGAAACGCGATCTCCTCAATTACGAGTCAGACGGTGAGTTTCTGATTTGAATTTCAGAATTACCCCAACCAAGGCTCTCGTCATTGCCTTCGTCGTGACAGGGCTCGACTTTGTCTTCCATCTTTTCTTCACGTTCCCGATGGAGACTCTCTTCTACTTCGTCGCGAAGTTCTTGATCGGCTTCGCCGCAGCCTTCACTATACCGAGACTGAGGTTGATCTACGGTTCATTCTTCTTCGCGATCGCCTTCTCAGCGATCTACTATCCGATCGCCTACTACTCAGGGATCCCGGGTCTCACAGAATACACAGCGCAGCCGATCACGCTGATCGGGATACCCAACCCCATGATCTTCCTGATAGCGGAGTTTTTCGTCCATTGGTTTCTCTACTTCATCGGAGCCTTGGTTGTAGTGTTCACTCCGATCGGAGACAAACGGTGAGATCACCATTGAGATCAAAGATTGTCCATATTAACCACTTCCTGCTGTCCTTCGGTTCGTTGGGTTCCCATATCCCACTCTCCAAAAACGAATGGAATAAACATCTCCTCGAAAGATTTTGGTCGAAAGTCAGGAAGGATGATAGTGGCTGTTGGATTTGGACAGGTGCGAAATCATCATATGGATATGGTGTCTTAATCGGACATGCAGGTGAAAAATTAATTCTCGCCCACAGACTTTCCTATAGTCTTGCTAACGGTTCGATTCCTGATTGGATTCCGGGGGGATTCGAATTGGATCATCTTTGCCGGAACAGAATTTGTGTGAATCCGAATCATTTGGAACTCGTGAGTCAAAGGGAAAATCTCGCACGAGGAACTAATTGGATCGCGGAACGAATCCGACCCAAATCAGTAAATATCGAGCATGTGAGAGGAGTGACGCAGTAGCTTGTCCTTCAGAACTCGGAAGAAGGGATCGCAGGCTCAGAAGGGGAAGGTCTTTCCTGTCGACCAAACAGCTTTCGGGCCTCCCGAGCACCCGCAGCTCGCCAAGGAAGTCCATGCAGAGTCACAGGCCGACGCCCGGAGATCCGTCCAAGAACTCGAGAGAGACTTCAACTCGGCCAAGACCGACACAAAAAAGGAAGAGATCAGAAAGGCAACTCAGCTCGAAGCCAACAGACTTGACATTGGGGCCCACAATGCAAACAACTCGGTCGAAGCCCGGGAGTCGCTCGCAAAAAGGGCTATGATCTTCGAGGGTGCAGCGCAACGAATGAAACGAGATCTTCAGAAGAGGAGAGATCAGGAAGTCCACGCAGCACAAGCAAAGGTCGAAGGGAAAGCCTCGGATTCAGACGTCGAGATCCCCTACAATAGACTCAACGACGAAGGGACTACGATCCTCGGCGACCGCTTGGTAGTTTGGCACGGCAGAACCTATACGACCCGGGAAGATCTGAAGACGTTCCCCGACAAGATTCACCTGATCCCCGACAAGGGGACGAGACTCGGCCTGCCTCCTGCGAAGAGCGAATACGATCAGAAGGCCAACGGCTTCCTCGAGAAGAATGACATTTCCTACCGGACAAAGTATGTCGGAGACGAGCCCTTCCCCGGGGAACCAAACGGAGAGGAACATGCGACCTACATGGTCACGTTTTCAAAGCCCGGAGGAAAGAGAGTCTCCTACAGGTTCCATACTTCGCTCCAAGATACGCGAACGAAGACTCCCGACACAGGAGCTCCGACTCCTTACGACGTCCTCGCTGCGATCGAGAAGAATGATCCCGGGACGTTCGAGGACTTCGCAAGCGAATTTGGCTACGACACGGACAGCAGGAAAGCCGAGACGACCTATCGGGCTGTCACCAAGGAGTATCAGAAGACGTCCAACTTCTTCACCCCGCAGCAGCTTGAGGAAGCACAGGAGATCTCCTGAGTGTGGAAATTGAAACGTGGGGAGAGTGCAAAGAACACGGGATCGTCTTCCGCGATCCCGTTGAAGCAGCTCTCCATTGGTCGAGATTCCACGGGCAGGAATACAGGGCCGAAAGCCGTCCGATTGAAGGGATTCTCCCTTAGGATCGGCCTTGCTCTGCTGTGGAGACTCTACTACCTGTTCGCCCCACTTTTCCTGATCGTCCTCGTCGTCGACGTTGCCTACATTTGGATCGTCGCAATGCCCTCGGGGGCAATGCTCTACGTCAACAGATTCGGGGAAGGCCCACGGGAGCTCGCTGAGATCGTGTCGCCTCTTCCTTGGTTGATCGTAATGGTGAAAAAGATCCTGTGGAAGCTAATCGATGAAACCAAAGCATGAGAGGTCTTGAAGGTCTTTCTTTTATCGACGTAATAACATGGACAAGAATTGTGTCGACATGAATCACTTCATGCCGGGGCAAATAAAATATGTCAGCAAAATTTCTCACAAGTTTCGCATTGTCTCTATCATTTTTCTGATTTTAATCAGCGCCTTTTTAATTATCCCAATCACTAAAGTATATGCACAACCCACGGTGACGACGATACAGGCACGTTCTTCTGCCGGGACTGGGGCGTCTTTCACCCCGGCTTCGGGGACTTTCATCCTCGTCGCCGTTGAAGGAATGTTATGCACCTCAAATGGTTCTCCCGCAGGGTGTTCAGGGGTTGGAACCATTCAGGTGACGGATAGTCAATCAGATTCGTTCACGGCACAAGTTGCTAAACGGACATCAGCGACCGGATGCCTCAATTCGGGAGGCTCCTTCGATTGTTATTCGGCTCAATGGACGACCGTCCCAGCAGCATTTATTTCCATGACCATAACTGTCACAAATACCAACGTCGGAACATCAGGGGCAATCATCGGCTGGGAAGTGTATACAATCTCAGGCAATTCGGGAACGGCTCTTTGCACGGCCTCCGGTTCGGGGACGAGCGCGAGCACTTCGACTTCAACGACTTGCACGGGAGACAATAACGCAATGATCGGGGCGGCAGCTGAACCATCGGCGACAATAACAACGCCCGGAACTGGATATATAGCATACAATGCCATCGGGGGCGCTGAAGAAACAATACATTCGGTGACGATCTCAGGGTCGAGCAATTTCCCGATTACGATGTCCGGAGGCGGCGCAGGGAGCGGAACATGGTCTGAAGTGGGAGCGAGTTACGGTGCCTCGACAGTCACTCTTCCGGTTCAATGCTCAATGTCTTCAGGCCCAATCTTCGCTTTGCTGGCGTTATCAGGAGGAAGTCCTGCGCCAAACCCTTCAAGCGTCAGTTGTGACAATTCGACTCACAACATCGTAGTCTCAGCTACGACAACGATTACGGCGACCGATCCTGCAGCTTCAGCCGGAGTTAGGTATGAATTTCTCGGAAATGGCACGACCACGACGCAAGCAAGCTGCGGTTCAGGCACCTGTCCGACTTGGATAATCCACAATTATCAACAGTTCGAAGCAACCTATACTTTCAAAGCCTTGGCTCAAACCAATTTCGATCCGGGTCTCACCTTCCAGCTCTCAGTGATCCAACAAGGCAATGCGAACCTTGTAAGTGTGACCTCGATCGTCGCGCCCTCCTTCTCTCGAACGACTTGGTCAGATACGGGATCACAAGTGATCATCCTGTATTTGAATGGCGCACCAACAGGTTCCCAATGGTTTGATTCGCTCACCAACCGGACGATAGCAGGGCCTACGGCCCAACTCACCTACAAATTTCCGTTCTACAAACAATTCGTCCTCAACGGAGCAAGCAGCATTCTTCCGATCTTTAGAACTTCGGCGGGGGTGGCAGGCGTGATTACCACAAATGATTACTACGATTCTGGATCCATGATCGAAGTCCAAGGGATCAG from Candidatus Bathyarchaeia archaeon harbors:
- a CDS encoding carboxypeptidase-like regulatory domain-containing protein; amino-acid sequence: MPSSRGPSQVLVIIGALMLVVGGVGAIFAQSTIPVASNPLTVDCSSGSYCLVQYLVTNVAATSNNQPTSYQVDFCTYANAANGRVTAPSFSNCYQQFNGNPVYYDETLYTGTLAVGQQQVLSFQIPLRDNLGNVLLPMGNYFETACLQDSYTSTGNNCGVTGNVITFNQGTAITSTTIATTGPQPFLIYYGPQFSNLQVGPSGSNVQACTNGGSCPQGANTYQASWNVGTQLSITVSFSSAFYNANACIVGTSSCQTITSGQAFTITTTAPGSNGVPGTLILQAQASQTPPITIVPQSAGVVGSWSPSSAQTINPSPTSPTSVTFKFTSNQGYSCSGSWILYSPGSNQYFTSGLGSVQGVTFQYSQLQQYIANNGYTFYLYSGSQSDTGCHVPLHLLKLTGIGQGGLASYTCTSFDPTINSQNTYVCPASSTFASGSVTVTANPSAGYGYPVTYTTNGIVGSPIGGATSTTPAGVNAGLTLNMNQNYTISASFTLGGQSIGGSLSGSCTLSPSTNGGMAVTVFDLKTGKPISGATVVLDPGNGASQLTGTTNGAGQVILCNFPVPTGILGYLGASNSGAVKITVSQSGYSTSTTSPIAYQGVTTSYTVTLNPSIFGGGLAQAILFGVAAGGVVVLGLAFVPGIGRRASH
- a CDS encoding CPBP family intramembrane glutamic endopeptidase, with product MTLIFAINFGNVILSAAAGGVAIMQLAGEAINRKAGPPIRTIAKPKLGSIVTYIVLDLGLFAALDIVGANAHSLPGLPLSVLTSGNLNQILTVGALFTVQIGIAEEVFFRLGLANYGAKFGGPPLGIFTSFAAFSLFHVPADYANPLQVLIIGTDGAVMAWSDFDTASVLPSLFAHITNNLIFLLVAAVIGVKVLGL